Proteins encoded by one window of Chondromyces crocatus:
- a CDS encoding DUF2252 domain-containing protein: MKEARAARGGLGLVTSIAVLSCLAGCAVDAGGEFADDPMPVRPLAVASRTGDVAAEIDAANEALHPDVRAEKYAAMSASPFAFFRGSNHLYWRDLGASPARFPYGGQPSTRAVLAGDMHVDNMGAFDDAEGKVVYALNDLDQAVLADYQLDVWRLAISIVLVARANGGFTSADEATVVDAFSEAYLDAMKAYAASDAERTRTFTEATTYGRLNDFLDDVRDRKSRKKMLDEWTVKQSGVRVLATASHPDLGPVTPEVEAELRAQIPAYRARQLGGSSPPASHFQVKSVARRLHAGLGSLGVARYYVLVEGASASQDDDRILDVKEQPLAAAYEYVGGEQVAATEALCAGNQALRVVLAHGALGYRVDPFLGWLRLSDGEHYSVRERSPWKATFPTEELTSLTRLTKLSEQWGEVLAAHHARSDRDWDAGIQPHDLDATIKARSAGDHAGFRALVRSIAIPYADQVALDHQSFLERF, from the coding sequence ATGAAGGAAGCGCGCGCGGCTCGCGGTGGGCTCGGCCTCGTCACGTCCATCGCGGTCCTCTCCTGCCTCGCTGGTTGCGCCGTCGACGCGGGCGGCGAGTTTGCCGACGACCCGATGCCAGTGCGGCCCCTCGCCGTCGCCTCGCGCACCGGCGACGTCGCCGCCGAGATCGACGCTGCCAACGAGGCCCTCCATCCCGACGTCCGTGCCGAGAAGTACGCCGCCATGAGCGCGTCGCCCTTCGCGTTCTTCCGCGGCTCGAACCATCTCTACTGGCGCGATCTCGGCGCCTCGCCTGCGCGGTTCCCCTACGGAGGTCAACCGAGCACCCGGGCCGTGCTCGCTGGCGACATGCACGTCGACAACATGGGCGCCTTCGACGACGCCGAAGGGAAGGTCGTCTACGCCCTCAACGATCTGGACCAGGCCGTCCTCGCCGACTACCAGCTCGACGTCTGGCGCCTGGCGATCAGCATCGTCCTCGTCGCGCGTGCCAACGGGGGCTTCACGTCTGCCGACGAGGCCACCGTCGTGGATGCCTTCTCCGAGGCATACCTCGACGCGATGAAGGCGTACGCGGCGAGCGACGCGGAGCGGACGCGCACGTTCACCGAGGCGACGACGTACGGCAGGCTCAACGACTTCCTCGACGACGTGAGAGACAGGAAGTCGCGCAAGAAGATGCTCGACGAGTGGACGGTGAAGCAGAGCGGCGTCCGCGTTCTCGCCACGGCCAGCCACCCGGACCTCGGGCCGGTCACGCCCGAGGTCGAGGCGGAGCTGCGCGCACAGATCCCCGCGTACCGCGCACGGCAGCTCGGCGGCTCCTCACCCCCGGCGAGCCACTTCCAGGTGAAGAGCGTCGCGCGTCGTCTCCACGCCGGGCTGGGCTCTCTGGGCGTCGCGCGGTACTACGTGCTCGTCGAGGGGGCGTCTGCGTCTCAGGACGACGACCGCATCCTCGACGTCAAGGAGCAGCCGCTCGCTGCGGCTTACGAGTACGTCGGCGGGGAGCAGGTCGCGGCGACCGAGGCGCTCTGCGCAGGCAACCAGGCGCTCCGCGTGGTGCTGGCACACGGCGCGCTCGGTTACCGGGTCGATCCCTTCCTGGGGTGGCTGCGGCTGTCGGACGGGGAGCACTACAGCGTGCGCGAGCGCTCTCCGTGGAAGGCGACGTTCCCGACCGAGGAGCTGACGAGCCTCACGCGCCTGACCAAGCTGTCGGAGCAGTGGGGCGAGGTGCTCGCGGCGCACCACGCGCGCAGCGATCGGGACTGGGATGCAGGGATCCAGCCTCATGATCTCGATGCGACGATCAAGGCGCGGAGCGCCGGTGACCACGCGGGTTTCCGCGCGCTGGTGCGGTCGATCGCGATCCCGTATGCGGACCAGGTGGCGCTGGATCACCAGAGCTTTCTGGAGCGGTTTTGA
- a CDS encoding group II truncated hemoglobin: MSAPESLFNPFEAIGGEAAVQKLVEHFYDAMERLEPELTRLHECDEHGKISRGSRDRFALFLMGWLGGPQLYMERHGHPRLRMRHARVPVGTGMRDAWLRAMKVAMDEVGVEGELRAFLEPRFAEVADFLRNRPG, from the coding sequence ATGTCGGCGCCCGAGTCTCTGTTCAATCCCTTCGAGGCCATCGGCGGTGAGGCCGCGGTCCAGAAGCTGGTGGAGCACTTCTACGACGCGATGGAGCGGCTCGAACCCGAGCTGACCCGCCTCCACGAGTGCGACGAGCACGGCAAGATCTCGCGCGGGAGCCGGGACCGGTTCGCGCTGTTCTTGATGGGGTGGCTCGGTGGTCCCCAGCTCTACATGGAGCGCCACGGGCATCCGAGGTTGCGCATGCGTCACGCGCGGGTCCCGGTCGGGACGGGCATGCGCGACGCCTGGCTTCGCGCGATGAAGGTCGCCATGGACGAAGTCGGGGTGGAGGGAGAGCTGCGGGCGTTCCTCGAGCCCCGCTTCGCCGAAGTCGCCGACTTCCTGAGGAACCGGCCGGGCTGA
- a CDS encoding poly-gamma-glutamate biosynthesis protein PgsC/CapC, which translates to MTFPLHIFPPNGLDRSLHTAVLIGLLIGTFFTETLGWTYAGLVVPGYLATVFYAAPITAAFIVFESILTYLFVGLLGRWVSKTGVWSTAFGRERFYLFIVGAVFVRLAIEGSAVPRLAESRGFVHSRELYSLGLVLVPLVANAFWNSGLKKAGPRLAVVTAVTAAILGVILRTTNLSVSRFQVLNESLSLAFLESPKAHLLLVIGALLGARANVLYGWDYNGILVPALLAVAWYEPTKLLTTTIEALVIYLITRFLIARPPFSRMLLVGPRRMMFVYIAGYLLKLLIGFAAARWAPGLQMIDYFGFGYLLPSLLAVKMWNKEHIGVVIMPTIQVSLTAFLVGNAVGYILVALGAGGMISPMAAGLGSAPGAGVLPQGGPPPQGPARATGSAAFSLMLADTIPRPGPIPSPDATLADIEARKIAHRAARELLDRGALTENTRRHAETAGIVALQEEGTRGHRWTVLGGRLRDTEHAPSLPRAAFRARPPGVAWLLLAAPSEPGSPLPAVALQVAEALDATGVVMLSRHPGIRRHDEAFIEDMASHLGDVRLLRLETRATEQSATLDVVGSAVGLPVAAIGQALSTSMDLRFRKPSKLGRLEDAPRLRISRPLAERVGATRLGAAPALRWPGPLAEELSARMYALTSVEPGAFRTPPLEELRLFDAIVAPRLLDGGDSEPSPWERAILGRLGFRAVSIGSADDGAPEAWGILDPPPDEPAAAGEVLPPRRGNPTWIMLRRPEGSAATSPPENTPAMLDGAPATSASSAPPAGTAPLATASALPSTEPSASSAPPLAPSASSDTRTPLLVQIPAPRWQIGAFGAGLAIARAEGARSLMIAGALPTADPSGAADVRRREGLRSWYQRWHELWLGRGNNTLSIQAIEADRSNDRDVVVSFGRELFRPDLLPPYARPLLQTFRDDLALRTTIFDGTREQVPYSAAIDASMAYAKRFAEGRFAIVYLGSGMREFFELRRAYDGSTPPPPGQTDTTRTEPEDRLLQRLARLGLRATTGDVADRGVWLATCTNLPAPSDPGNTDGASDLANPTPACTSRRAPDDCDLDASIAGFRWYAAQRNPYDLKAQATRGHAHCPVELVHDRGSGHTWAITARPGEALLMPLDGVGTTEEPRRIPTLERLRRAIAIGTSPIRIGTEILLPQIPLPATTSTPTTSTPTTSTPTTPAPAIAPGAAP; encoded by the coding sequence ATGACGTTCCCACTTCACATCTTTCCACCCAACGGACTCGATCGGAGCCTCCACACGGCGGTGCTGATCGGGTTGCTCATCGGCACCTTCTTCACCGAGACCCTCGGGTGGACGTACGCAGGCCTGGTCGTCCCTGGCTACCTGGCCACCGTCTTCTACGCCGCCCCGATCACCGCCGCCTTCATCGTCTTCGAGTCCATCCTCACCTACCTCTTCGTCGGCCTCCTGGGCCGGTGGGTGTCGAAGACCGGTGTGTGGTCGACGGCCTTCGGCCGCGAGCGGTTCTACCTGTTCATCGTCGGCGCCGTCTTCGTCCGCCTCGCCATCGAGGGCAGCGCCGTGCCGCGCCTCGCGGAGAGCCGTGGTTTCGTCCACTCGCGCGAGCTGTACAGCCTCGGCCTCGTCCTCGTCCCGCTCGTGGCCAATGCCTTCTGGAACTCCGGCCTCAAGAAGGCCGGCCCGCGCCTCGCCGTGGTCACCGCCGTCACCGCCGCGATCCTCGGCGTGATCCTGCGGACGACCAATCTCTCCGTTTCGCGCTTCCAGGTCCTGAACGAGAGCCTCTCCCTCGCCTTCCTCGAGTCTCCCAAGGCGCACCTGCTCCTCGTCATCGGCGCGCTGCTCGGCGCCCGCGCCAACGTGCTCTACGGCTGGGACTACAACGGCATCCTCGTCCCCGCCCTGCTCGCCGTCGCCTGGTACGAGCCCACCAAGCTGCTCACCACCACGATCGAAGCGCTGGTCATCTACCTCATCACCCGCTTCCTCATCGCGCGCCCCCCCTTCTCGCGCATGCTCCTCGTGGGTCCGCGCCGGATGATGTTCGTCTACATCGCCGGCTACCTGCTCAAGCTTCTCATCGGCTTCGCCGCGGCGCGCTGGGCGCCGGGCCTGCAGATGATCGACTACTTCGGCTTCGGCTATCTGCTCCCCAGTCTCCTCGCCGTGAAGATGTGGAACAAGGAGCACATCGGCGTGGTCATCATGCCGACGATCCAGGTCTCGCTCACCGCGTTCCTCGTCGGCAATGCCGTGGGCTACATCCTCGTCGCGCTCGGCGCTGGCGGCATGATCTCCCCCATGGCAGCGGGCCTCGGCAGCGCCCCCGGCGCGGGCGTCCTACCCCAGGGCGGCCCACCTCCCCAGGGCCCCGCACGCGCCACCGGCAGCGCCGCCTTCTCGCTGATGCTCGCCGACACCATCCCGCGCCCGGGCCCCATCCCCAGCCCCGACGCGACCCTCGCCGACATCGAAGCCCGCAAGATCGCCCACCGCGCCGCCCGCGAGCTTCTCGACCGCGGCGCGCTCACCGAGAACACCCGGAGGCATGCCGAGACCGCCGGCATCGTCGCCCTCCAAGAAGAGGGGACCCGAGGCCACCGCTGGACGGTACTCGGCGGCCGCTTGCGTGACACCGAGCACGCCCCCAGCCTCCCGCGCGCCGCCTTCCGCGCCCGCCCTCCCGGCGTCGCCTGGCTCCTCCTCGCCGCCCCCAGCGAGCCCGGCTCTCCCCTCCCCGCCGTCGCCCTCCAGGTCGCCGAAGCCCTCGACGCCACCGGCGTGGTCATGCTCTCACGCCACCCAGGCATCCGCCGCCACGACGAAGCCTTCATCGAGGACATGGCCAGCCACCTCGGCGACGTCCGCCTCCTCCGGCTCGAGACCCGCGCCACCGAGCAGAGCGCCACCCTCGACGTGGTCGGCTCGGCCGTCGGCCTGCCCGTCGCCGCCATCGGCCAGGCCCTCAGCACATCGATGGACCTCCGGTTCCGCAAACCCTCGAAGCTCGGCCGCCTCGAAGACGCGCCTCGCCTCCGCATCAGCCGCCCCCTTGCCGAGCGCGTCGGCGCCACCCGCCTGGGCGCAGCCCCCGCCCTCCGCTGGCCCGGCCCTCTCGCCGAAGAACTCTCCGCGCGCATGTACGCGCTCACCTCCGTCGAACCCGGCGCATTTCGCACTCCCCCCCTCGAAGAGCTCCGCCTCTTCGACGCCATCGTCGCCCCGCGCCTGCTCGACGGCGGCGACAGCGAGCCCTCCCCCTGGGAGCGCGCCATCCTCGGTCGGCTCGGCTTCCGCGCCGTGAGCATCGGGAGCGCCGACGACGGCGCCCCTGAAGCGTGGGGGATCCTCGACCCCCCGCCGGACGAGCCCGCAGCCGCAGGCGAGGTCCTGCCCCCGCGCCGCGGCAACCCCACCTGGATCATGCTGAGGCGTCCCGAAGGATCAGCCGCCACGAGCCCCCCTGAGAACACCCCCGCGATGCTCGACGGCGCTCCTGCGACCTCCGCCAGCAGCGCGCCCCCTGCCGGCACCGCGCCCCTTGCCACGGCGTCCGCCCTCCCCTCCACCGAACCCAGCGCCAGCAGCGCGCCCCCTCTCGCCCCCTCCGCCAGCAGCGACACCCGGACCCCGCTCCTCGTGCAGATCCCCGCTCCTCGCTGGCAGATTGGCGCCTTCGGCGCTGGCCTCGCCATCGCACGCGCCGAGGGCGCACGCTCCCTCATGATCGCCGGCGCCCTTCCCACCGCCGATCCCTCGGGAGCGGCCGACGTCCGCCGCCGCGAGGGCCTCCGCTCCTGGTACCAGCGCTGGCACGAACTCTGGCTCGGCCGCGGCAACAACACGCTCTCCATCCAGGCCATCGAGGCCGATCGCAGCAACGACCGTGACGTCGTCGTCTCCTTCGGCCGCGAGCTGTTCCGCCCCGACCTCTTGCCGCCTTACGCCCGCCCCTTGCTCCAGACGTTCCGGGACGACCTCGCCCTGCGCACCACCATCTTCGACGGCACCCGCGAACAGGTCCCCTACAGCGCCGCCATCGACGCCAGCATGGCCTACGCCAAGCGCTTCGCCGAAGGCCGCTTCGCCATCGTCTACCTCGGCAGTGGCATGCGCGAATTCTTCGAGCTACGGCGCGCGTACGACGGCAGCACCCCACCACCGCCCGGGCAGACCGACACCACGCGCACCGAGCCGGAAGACCGCCTCCTCCAGCGCCTCGCGCGCCTCGGCCTCCGCGCCACCACGGGCGACGTCGCCGACCGCGGCGTCTGGCTCGCCACCTGCACCAATCTTCCCGCCCCCAGCGACCCCGGCAACACGGATGGCGCGAGCGACCTCGCCAACCCCACCCCTGCATGCACCAGCCGGCGCGCACCGGACGACTGCGACCTCGACGCCTCCATCGCCGGCTTCCGCTGGTACGCCGCGCAACGCAACCCCTACGATCTCAAGGCCCAGGCCACCCGCGGCCACGCCCACTGCCCCGTCGAACTCGTACACGACCGCGGCAGCGGCCACACCTGGGCCATCACCGCACGCCCTGGTGAAGCCTTGCTCATGCCCCTCGATGGCGTCGGCACCACCGAGGAGCCCCGGCGCATCCCCACCCTCGAGCGCCTCCGACGCGCCATCGCCATCGGCACGAGCCCCATCCGGATCGGCACCGAGATCCTGCTCCCTCAGATCCCGCTGCCGGCCACGACCTCGACGCCCACGACCTCGACGCCCACGACCTCGACGCCCACGACCCCTGCGCCCGCCATCGCGCCAGGAGCTGCGCCGTGA
- a CDS encoding GlsB/YeaQ/YmgE family stress response membrane protein, whose protein sequence is MTLVGLLLLILVGALCGAIAQMIVGFSAGGFLGSVVVGFLGALIGTSLARWVGLPSLLGVTIDGYTVEVFWAILGAIVLLAVLAMTRRAAYRTRL, encoded by the coding sequence ATGACCCTGGTCGGTTTGCTGCTGCTCATCCTTGTCGGCGCCCTGTGCGGCGCGATTGCCCAGATGATCGTCGGCTTCAGCGCGGGGGGCTTCCTCGGCTCCGTCGTGGTGGGCTTCCTGGGCGCGCTGATCGGCACGTCGCTGGCGCGCTGGGTGGGGCTCCCGTCCCTCCTCGGCGTCACGATCGACGGCTACACCGTCGAAGTCTTCTGGGCGATCCTGGGCGCCATCGTGCTCCTGGCCGTCCTCGCCATGACCAGACGGGCGGCCTATCGAACACGGCTCTGA
- a CDS encoding DsbA family oxidoreductase — translation MKVEIWSDVACPWCYIGKRRFERALAQFENGEQLQVSWRSFELQPDAPQVREEKLVALLARSKGMRPEQAEALVAHVAEVGREDGLTLDFDQVRGANTFLAHQLIHLAGAHGLQDAAKERLLRAYFSEGAVVSELETLVRLAVEIGLDEGSAREALTGGTFAEAVRADEQEARELGVRGVPFFVLDRRYAVSGAQPVEAFLEALRAAWSDAHERTEAGGEAGAACGADGCDGPS, via the coding sequence ATGAAGGTCGAGATCTGGTCCGATGTCGCCTGCCCCTGGTGCTACATCGGCAAGCGGCGCTTCGAGCGCGCGCTGGCGCAGTTCGAGAACGGAGAGCAACTCCAGGTGAGCTGGCGCAGCTTCGAGCTTCAGCCGGACGCGCCCCAGGTGCGCGAAGAGAAGCTCGTGGCGCTGCTGGCGCGGAGCAAGGGCATGAGGCCCGAGCAAGCCGAGGCGCTCGTGGCGCACGTCGCGGAGGTCGGTCGCGAGGATGGGCTCACGCTGGACTTCGACCAGGTGCGGGGGGCGAACACGTTCCTCGCGCATCAGCTGATCCATCTGGCAGGGGCGCATGGGCTGCAGGATGCGGCGAAGGAGCGGCTGCTGCGCGCTTACTTCAGCGAAGGGGCGGTGGTGAGCGAGCTGGAGACGCTGGTGCGGCTGGCGGTGGAGATCGGTCTCGACGAGGGGAGCGCGCGAGAGGCGCTCACGGGCGGCACGTTCGCGGAGGCGGTGCGCGCGGACGAGCAGGAGGCGCGGGAGCTGGGTGTGCGTGGGGTGCCGTTCTTCGTCCTCGATCGGCGGTATGCGGTCTCGGGGGCCCAGCCGGTGGAGGCGTTTCTGGAGGCACTCCGCGCGGCGTGGTCCGACGCGCACGAGCGCACGGAGGCGGGTGGTGAAGCGGGGGCTGCCTGCGGAGCCGACGGCTGCGACGGTCCTTCCTGA